In Aestuariibaculum lutulentum, one DNA window encodes the following:
- the bshA gene encoding N-acetyl-alpha-D-glucosaminyl L-malate synthase BshA, which translates to MKIGIVCYPTFGGSGVVATELGLELSKRGHEIHFITYNQPVRLELLSNNVHYHEVNVPEYPLFHYQPYELALSSKLVDMVKLHGIEILHVHYAIPHAYAAYMAKKMLIEENIYVPIVTTLHGTDITLVGSHPFYKPAVTFSINKSDAVTAVSQSLKDDTLRLFDIKNEINVVTNFIDLDKHNVLFSDCQRSIMAKDDEKIITHISNLRPVKRVEDVIDVFYNIQKEMPAKLMLVGEGPEREKIEARCVELDIYNKVVFLGKSNEIDKILWFSDLFLLPSQTESFGLAALEAMASGVPVISSNTGGIPEVNIQGVSGFLSDVGDVADMTKNALYILSDAERLKTFKENARKTAAQFDVHTIVPQYEKIYEDTLAKCLVL; encoded by the coding sequence ATGAAAATAGGTATTGTTTGTTACCCAACGTTTGGAGGTAGTGGTGTTGTTGCTACAGAGTTAGGTTTAGAGCTTTCTAAACGTGGTCATGAAATTCATTTTATAACCTATAATCAACCGGTTAGGTTGGAGTTGTTGAGCAATAATGTGCATTATCACGAAGTGAATGTGCCTGAATATCCGTTGTTTCATTATCAGCCATACGAGTTAGCTTTATCAAGCAAGTTGGTAGATATGGTGAAACTTCATGGTATAGAAATTTTACATGTGCATTATGCTATTCCACATGCTTATGCGGCTTATATGGCAAAGAAAATGCTTATAGAAGAGAATATCTATGTACCTATCGTAACTACGTTACATGGTACCGATATTACTTTGGTGGGAAGTCATCCGTTTTATAAACCAGCAGTAACCTTTAGTATCAATAAGTCTGATGCCGTAACGGCAGTTTCTCAAAGTTTAAAAGATGATACCTTACGCTTGTTCGATATTAAGAATGAAATTAATGTCGTAACAAACTTTATTGATTTAGATAAGCACAATGTCTTATTCTCGGATTGCCAAAGAAGTATCATGGCGAAAGACGATGAGAAAATTATAACTCACATAAGTAATCTTCGCCCGGTGAAACGTGTTGAAGATGTTATTGATGTCTTTTATAACATTCAAAAGGAAATGCCAGCTAAATTAATGTTAGTGGGAGAAGGACCTGAGCGTGAAAAAATAGAAGCACGTTGTGTTGAATTAGATATTTATAATAAGGTGGTATTCTTAGGAAAAAGTAACGAGATAGATAAGATTCTTTGGTTTAGTGACTTGTTCTTACTACCATCTCAAACCGAAAGTTTCGGTTTGGCGGCTTTAGAAGCTATGGCCTCTGGTGTTCCTGTAATTTCAAGTAATACTGGAGGAATACCTGAAGTAAATATTCAAGGAGTTTCAGGGTTTTTAAGTGATGTAGGCGATGTAGCTGATATGACTAAAAATGCACTTTATATTTTAAGCGATGCAGAACGATTAAAAACTTTCAAGGAAAACGCTCGCAAAACCGCTGCGCAATTCGATGTACATACTATTGTTCCTCAATACGAGAAAATTTACGAAGATACTTTAGCGAAGTGTTTAGTGTTATAA
- a CDS encoding VOC family protein, which translates to MNLGAFSVSLNVKDIKASKHFYETLGFSVFAGDMDKKYLIMKNGNALIGLFEGMFENNILTFNPGWDENANTLDTFDDARTIQKHLKSSGILIKSEADETTTGPANFLVLDPDGNAILIDQHV; encoded by the coding sequence ATGAATTTAGGAGCCTTCTCTGTAAGTTTAAATGTAAAAGATATAAAAGCTTCAAAACACTTTTATGAAACTTTAGGATTTTCTGTTTTTGCAGGAGATATGGATAAAAAGTATCTTATTATGAAAAACGGAAATGCCTTAATCGGTTTATTTGAGGGTATGTTTGAAAACAACATACTAACCTTTAATCCGGGGTGGGATGAAAATGCTAATACCCTTGATACTTTTGATGATGCTAGAACCATACAAAAACACCTTAAATCTTCAGGTATTTTAATAAAAAGTGAAGCCGATGAGACCACAACCGGACCTGCAAACTTTCTGGTCTTAGATCCGGATGGTAATGCTATTTTAATCGACCAACATGTTTAG
- a CDS encoding FAD-binding and (Fe-S)-binding domain-containing protein, whose product MILTTHLQTLSEKLSGELYFDDLIKAIYATDASVYRMLPEAVAYPKNKEDIKLLIAFAKTHDTSLIPRTAGTSLAGQCVGKGIIVDVSRHFTKILSFDEQAKNVTVQPGVIRDELNKYLKPFGLFFSPVTSTSNRAMIGGMVGNNSSGTTSIQYGVTRDKVVEIQGVLSDGSEAVFHEVTPEVFHKKAKSNSLEGHIYRSIYGALNSKGVQQEIKEKFPKPEIHRRNTGYAIDELIKSNIFCESDENFNMCQLLAGSEGTLAFSTQITLKLDELPPMESVMVAAHFDSIENCLNAVELTMAHNLYTCEMMDKTILDCTKNNRTQQENRRFIEGDPKAVLMCEVRANTKAEVDILAEKLEASIKASGLSYAFPKLVGEDINRANTLRSAGLGLLGNIVGDKKSAACIEDTAVALPDLANYISEFTALMKGYNQEAIYYAHAGAGELHLRPILNLKTSEDVGLFRKITTDVAHLVKKYGGSMSGEHGDGIVRAEFIPLMIGDINYQILKRIKDAFDPDNIFNPGKIVDALPMDESLRYQPDRKEPEIKTLMDFSGSQGILRETEKCNGSGDCRKLPEFGGVMCPSYRATRHEKDTTRARANALREFLTNSEKENKFDYDELKTVFDLCLSCKACASECPSSVDVATLKAEFLYQYQKANGVSWRTKMFAYNNKLNRFGSVLPAFTNFMFSNGWTSSVLKNTFGIAKERQLPLISKKSFKKVFKKLDDKTYINKPIKTVYLFNDEFLNYLDTPIGIDAFELLTALNYEVKVINHAESGRTFLSKGLLEQAKKVANENVTVFKGLISSETPLIGIEPSAILSFKDEYLKLADDKTSAEAIAKHVFLIEEFIQMEIKSGNIKSEQFTSESKTIKFHGHCHQKSIGNQLSSFDVLNLPENYKVTIIPSGCCGMAGSFGYEKEHYEVSMNVGEQTLFPAVRKASMETIISANGTSCRHQIKDGTNREAKHPITILREALI is encoded by the coding sequence ATGATCTTAACGACACATTTACAGACACTAAGCGAAAAGTTATCAGGCGAATTATATTTTGACGATTTAATAAAAGCGATTTATGCTACCGATGCATCGGTATATCGTATGTTACCTGAAGCGGTTGCTTATCCAAAAAATAAAGAGGATATAAAGTTGTTAATTGCATTTGCAAAAACGCATGATACATCTTTAATACCCAGGACAGCTGGAACATCGTTGGCGGGACAATGTGTAGGAAAGGGGATTATCGTTGATGTGTCGCGTCATTTTACCAAAATTTTAAGTTTTGATGAACAGGCTAAAAACGTAACAGTACAACCTGGTGTTATTCGCGATGAACTTAATAAGTATTTAAAGCCATTCGGTTTGTTTTTTAGTCCGGTAACATCAACTTCTAATCGCGCTATGATAGGCGGTATGGTTGGAAATAATTCCTCCGGAACAACATCTATTCAGTATGGAGTTACACGCGATAAAGTTGTGGAAATTCAAGGTGTATTAAGTGATGGAAGTGAAGCTGTGTTTCATGAAGTAACTCCTGAAGTTTTTCATAAAAAGGCTAAATCGAATAGTTTAGAGGGACATATTTATCGAAGTATATACGGTGCTCTAAATTCCAAAGGTGTACAGCAGGAAATTAAAGAGAAGTTTCCAAAACCGGAGATTCACAGACGTAATACAGGTTATGCGATTGATGAATTGATTAAATCGAATATTTTTTGCGAGTCTGATGAAAACTTTAACATGTGTCAGTTACTCGCTGGAAGTGAAGGAACATTAGCTTTTTCAACGCAGATTACGCTTAAATTAGACGAATTGCCGCCAATGGAAAGTGTGATGGTGGCGGCGCATTTTGATAGTATAGAAAACTGTTTAAATGCCGTGGAGTTAACCATGGCGCATAATTTGTACACCTGTGAAATGATGGATAAAACCATTTTGGATTGTACAAAAAATAACAGAACACAGCAGGAGAATCGCAGGTTTATTGAAGGCGATCCAAAAGCGGTTTTAATGTGTGAAGTGCGTGCTAACACAAAGGCTGAGGTTGATATTTTAGCTGAAAAATTAGAAGCGAGTATTAAAGCATCAGGATTAAGTTATGCCTTCCCGAAATTGGTTGGCGAAGATATTAATCGGGCCAATACCTTGCGCAGCGCTGGATTAGGGCTGTTAGGAAATATTGTGGGTGATAAAAAATCGGCGGCTTGTATTGAAGATACCGCGGTTGCTTTGCCGGATTTAGCAAATTATATTTCAGAATTTACGGCTTTAATGAAGGGCTATAATCAGGAAGCTATTTATTACGCACATGCCGGAGCGGGGGAGTTGCATTTACGTCCCATATTGAATTTAAAGACATCGGAAGATGTTGGGTTGTTTCGAAAAATCACAACCGATGTGGCGCATTTAGTTAAAAAATATGGTGGCTCAATGAGTGGTGAACATGGTGATGGTATCGTGCGTGCCGAGTTTATTCCGTTAATGATAGGCGATATCAATTATCAGATATTAAAACGGATAAAAGACGCTTTCGATCCTGATAATATATTTAATCCCGGAAAGATTGTCGACGCTTTACCTATGGATGAAAGTTTGCGTTATCAACCCGACCGTAAAGAGCCGGAAATAAAAACCTTAATGGATTTCTCGGGATCACAAGGTATTCTGAGAGAAACCGAGAAATGTAATGGTTCCGGAGATTGTAGAAAACTTCCGGAGTTTGGTGGCGTTATGTGTCCGAGTTACAGAGCTACACGACATGAAAAAGATACTACGAGAGCCAGAGCCAATGCGTTACGTGAATTTTTAACCAATTCAGAGAAGGAAAATAAATTTGATTACGACGAGTTAAAAACTGTATTCGATTTGTGTTTAAGCTGTAAGGCCTGTGCCAGCGAATGCCCAAGCAGTGTAGATGTGGCAACCTTAAAGGCAGAGTTTCTGTATCAGTATCAAAAAGCTAATGGTGTATCGTGGCGAACCAAAATGTTTGCCTACAATAATAAGTTGAATCGTTTTGGAAGTGTGTTACCTGCGTTCACAAATTTTATGTTTTCAAACGGATGGACGTCTTCTGTGTTAAAAAATACTTTTGGTATAGCTAAAGAGCGTCAATTGCCTTTAATTTCGAAGAAAAGTTTTAAAAAAGTGTTTAAAAAACTTGACGATAAAACTTATATAAATAAGCCTATAAAAACAGTTTATCTGTTTAACGACGAGTTTTTAAATTATTTAGATACACCAATCGGAATAGATGCCTTCGAGTTGTTGACCGCTTTAAATTATGAGGTTAAAGTGATTAATCACGCCGAATCCGGACGAACTTTTTTATCAAAAGGATTGTTAGAACAGGCTAAAAAAGTGGCGAATGAAAATGTAACTGTTTTTAAAGGTTTAATTTCTTCTGAAACACCATTAATAGGTATTGAACCTTCAGCGATTTTAAGTTTTAAAGATGAATATTTAAAGTTAGCAGACGATAAAACTTCGGCCGAAGCCATTGCCAAACATGTGTTTTTAATTGAGGAATTTATTCAGATGGAAATAAAATCTGGTAATATTAAGTCGGAACAGTTTACATCAGAATCTAAAACCATTAAATTTCATGGGCATTGTCATCAAAAATCTATTGGAAATCAGTTGTCAAGTTTTGATGTACTTAACTTGCCTGAAAACTACAAAGTAACTATTATTCCGAGTGGTTGTTGTGGGATGGCTGGAAGTTTTGGTTATGAAAAGGAGCATTACGAAGTAAGTATGAACGTAGGTGAACAAACCTTATTTCCAGCGGTTAGAAAAGCATCGATGGAGACAATTATTTCTGCAAACGGAACCAGTTGCAGACATCAAATTAAAGATGGAACAAATCGTGAGGCAAAGCATCCAATAACCATTTTGCGTGAAGCGTTAATCTAA
- a CDS encoding UDP-2,3-diacylglucosamine diphosphatase, translated as MKIKRKIEIAVISDVHLGTYGCHAKQLLTYLNSITPKTLILNGDIIDVWQFSKRYFPKSHLKVIKKIMDMAADGVEIIYITGNHDEMLRKFSGTSIGNISIVDKLVLDLNGKKAWFFHGDVFDVSIQNAKWLAKLGGYGYDLLTLLNRGVNWYLEKRGKERYSLSKKVKNGVKGAIKYIDDYEKTISDLAIENGYDYVVCGHIHQPKMEYIENKHGKTMYLNSGDWVENFTALEYQFKRWKIYNYSSDKLAPFYPDEEFEDKEIKDLIAAITIVEQQKKKS; from the coding sequence TTGAAGATTAAACGAAAAATAGAAATTGCCGTAATATCAGATGTACATTTGGGCACCTACGGATGCCACGCCAAACAGCTGTTAACCTATTTAAATAGCATTACTCCTAAAACGCTAATTTTAAACGGAGATATTATTGATGTATGGCAATTTAGCAAACGTTACTTTCCGAAATCACATTTAAAAGTTATAAAAAAGATTATGGATATGGCGGCCGATGGTGTCGAGATTATTTACATTACCGGTAATCACGATGAAATGCTTCGTAAATTTAGTGGCACCTCTATTGGTAACATTTCTATTGTTGATAAACTGGTTTTAGACCTAAACGGAAAAAAAGCCTGGTTTTTTCATGGTGATGTGTTTGATGTTTCTATACAAAATGCGAAATGGTTGGCCAAATTAGGCGGCTATGGTTACGACTTATTAACCTTACTTAATCGTGGTGTAAACTGGTATTTAGAAAAACGCGGTAAGGAACGTTACTCGCTATCTAAAAAGGTTAAGAATGGTGTAAAAGGTGCCATAAAATATATTGATGACTACGAAAAAACCATTTCAGATTTAGCTATTGAAAATGGTTATGATTATGTAGTTTGCGGACATATACACCAACCAAAAATGGAATATATTGAAAACAAACACGGCAAAACCATGTACCTAAATTCCGGCGATTGGGTTGAAAATTTTACGGCTTTAGAATACCAGTTTAAACGATGGAAAATCTACAATTACAGCAGCGACAAATTAGCTCCGTTTTATCCTGACGAAGAGTTTGAAGACAAGGAAATTAAAGACTTAATTGCGGCTATTACCATTGTGGAACAGCAAAAAAAGAAATCTTAG
- the aroC gene encoding chorismate synthase — MAGNSFGKLFTLSTYGESHGPALGGVIDGCPSGIELDLEAIQNELDRRKPGQSAIVTQRKEPDTVKFHSGIFEGKTTGTSIGFVIENTNQKSHDYSHIKDSYRPSHADYVYDKKYGFRDYRGGGRSSARETASRVVAGAVAKQMLKNIEFTAYVSAVGTMKLDKPYTELDLTQIESNIVRCPDAEMAAKMEAYIKEVRSKGDTVGGVVTCVIKNVPIGLGEPVFDKLHAELGKAMLSINAVKGFEYGSGFEGSTMYGSDHNDAFNNDGSTKTNYSGGIQGGISNGMDIYFNVAFKPVATLIQKYETIDKDGNTVEMQGKGRHDPCVVPRAVPIVEAMAALVIADFWLQNRALHL, encoded by the coding sequence ATGGCGGGAAATTCCTTCGGAAAACTGTTTACATTATCAACTTATGGCGAATCTCATGGTCCTGCGTTAGGCGGGGTTATTGATGGTTGTCCTTCTGGTATTGAGTTAGATTTAGAAGCTATTCAAAATGAATTAGATCGTAGAAAACCAGGACAATCGGCTATTGTAACACAGCGTAAAGAACCGGATACGGTGAAGTTTCATTCCGGAATTTTTGAAGGAAAAACCACAGGAACATCCATTGGTTTTGTGATTGAAAATACCAATCAAAAATCTCACGATTACTCGCATATTAAAGACAGTTATCGTCCAAGTCACGCCGATTATGTTTACGATAAAAAATATGGGTTTAGAGACTATCGCGGAGGTGGACGCAGTTCAGCGCGCGAAACGGCCAGTCGAGTTGTTGCAGGTGCTGTAGCTAAACAAATGTTGAAAAACATTGAGTTTACTGCTTACGTTTCGGCCGTAGGCACCATGAAATTAGATAAACCATACACCGAACTGGATTTAACTCAAATAGAATCTAACATTGTTCGTTGTCCGGATGCGGAAATGGCTGCTAAAATGGAGGCCTACATAAAAGAAGTACGCTCTAAAGGCGATACGGTTGGGGGGGTAGTTACCTGTGTGATTAAAAACGTGCCAATTGGTTTAGGAGAACCGGTTTTCGATAAATTACACGCCGAATTAGGTAAAGCCATGCTATCAATCAACGCTGTAAAAGGTTTCGAGTACGGTAGTGGTTTCGAAGGGAGCACCATGTATGGAAGCGACCATAACGATGCCTTTAATAACGACGGATCAACGAAAACAAATTATTCAGGCGGTATTCAAGGTGGTATAAGCAATGGAATGGATATTTACTTTAACGTAGCCTTTAAACCCGTAGCCACTTTAATTCAAAAATACGAGACTATAGATAAAGACGGAAATACTGTAGAAATGCAGGGTAAAGGGCGTCACGACCCATGTGTTGTGCCACGTGCAGTGCCTATTGTTGAGGCCATGGCGGCATTGGTAATTGCCGATTTTTGGTTACAGAACAGAGCTTTGCATTTGTAG
- a CDS encoding dicarboxylate/amino acid:cation symporter — protein sequence MKKLALHWKIIIGMVLGIIFGFIMNGIDGGKGFVADWIAPFGTIFINLLKLIAVPLILASLIKGISDLKDISKIKSMGLRTISIYIFTTLVAIVIGLGIVNTVRPGVGMPQDTIEKIKAKYENDAGVVDKLAKASAQKDAGPLQALVDIFPSNIFQSFAEASMLQVIFFAMFVGICLLLIPEEKAKPLINFFDSLNEVVMKMVDLIMLFAPYAVFALLANVIIAFDDVEILIKLLYYAGCVVGGLVIMIGFYMLLVSIYAKKSPLWFLQQISPAQLLAFSTSSSAATLPVTMERVEEHIGVDKEVSGFVLPVGATVNMDGTSLYQGIAAVFIMQVIWPEGLTFSNQLVIVLTALLASIGSAAVPSAGMVMLVIVLESIGFPAELLPIGLALIFAVDRPLDMCRTVVNVTGDATVSVLVAKSLDKLHEPHVKNWDDNLKK from the coding sequence ATGAAAAAACTAGCATTACACTGGAAGATTATAATAGGTATGGTTCTGGGAATCATTTTCGGATTCATCATGAACGGTATCGATGGTGGTAAAGGTTTTGTAGCCGATTGGATTGCGCCTTTCGGAACGATTTTTATCAATCTTCTAAAGTTAATCGCAGTTCCATTAATTCTGGCATCTTTAATCAAAGGTATTTCAGATTTAAAAGATATTTCTAAAATTAAATCGATGGGTTTACGTACCATTAGTATTTATATTTTCACAACGCTGGTTGCTATTGTTATTGGCTTAGGTATTGTAAACACGGTGAGACCAGGTGTTGGTATGCCGCAGGATACCATCGAAAAAATTAAAGCGAAATATGAAAATGACGCTGGCGTAGTCGATAAACTTGCCAAGGCCAGCGCTCAAAAAGATGCAGGACCGTTACAAGCCTTAGTCGATATTTTTCCAAGTAACATTTTCCAGTCCTTTGCTGAGGCATCGATGTTACAGGTTATTTTCTTTGCTATGTTTGTTGGTATTTGTTTGTTATTAATTCCGGAGGAAAAAGCGAAGCCATTAATTAACTTCTTCGATTCCTTAAACGAGGTGGTTATGAAAATGGTCGATTTAATCATGCTTTTTGCGCCTTACGCCGTATTCGCCTTACTGGCAAACGTGATTATAGCCTTCGATGATGTTGAGATTTTAATTAAATTATTATACTACGCAGGCTGTGTCGTTGGTGGTCTAGTGATTATGATTGGATTCTATATGCTACTGGTTAGCATTTATGCTAAGAAATCTCCATTGTGGTTTTTACAGCAAATTAGTCCGGCACAACTTTTAGCATTTTCAACAAGTTCCAGTGCAGCAACATTACCGGTAACTATGGAGCGTGTTGAAGAACATATTGGTGTGGATAAAGAAGTATCTGGTTTTGTTTTACCTGTTGGAGCCACCGTAAATATGGATGGTACCAGTTTGTATCAGGGTATTGCTGCCGTTTTTATTATGCAGGTCATCTGGCCTGAAGGTTTAACGTTTTCTAATCAGTTAGTGATTGTGCTAACGGCGTTATTGGCCTCTATTGGAAGTGCTGCGGTACCAAGTGCGGGAATGGTTATGTTGGTTATTGTATTGGAATCTATAGGTTTCCCGGCTGAATTATTACCTATTGGCTTAGCTTTAATTTTTGCGGTAGATCGACCTTTAGATATGTGTAGAACTGTAGTAAACGTAACCGGCGATGCAACAGTATCGGTATTAGTGGCTAAATCTTTAGATAAGCTACACGAACCTCATGTTAAAAACTGGGATGATAATTTAAAGAAATAA
- a CDS encoding sulfurtransferase codes for MAKLVLKESSVTVDWLYNHLDAENLVILDGTINKVFDASKEQIPNTRFFDIKNKFSEVGAPFPSTFPAAVQFETEAQALGIDKDSAIVVYDDKGIYSSARVWWLFKAFGHHNIAVLSGGLPSWKKAGYPTEAMTPYSGQTGDFKAELNPETMKFFKDIQEASANKSHTIIDARSRGRFNCEEPEPREGLRMGTIPNSVNLPFTDLLKDGELKSKAEIELMFSSLVKKEDQIIFSCGSGITACVLALGADLTGYKNISVYDGSWSEWGSLTES; via the coding sequence ATGGCTAAGCTTGTATTAAAAGAGTCTTCAGTAACAGTCGACTGGCTTTACAATCATTTAGATGCTGAAAATCTGGTGATTTTAGACGGAACCATTAATAAAGTATTTGATGCTTCAAAGGAGCAAATTCCGAATACAAGATTTTTTGATATAAAGAACAAGTTTAGTGAAGTGGGAGCTCCATTTCCAAGTACGTTTCCTGCAGCAGTACAATTTGAAACCGAAGCGCAAGCCTTAGGGATTGATAAAGATAGTGCTATTGTAGTTTACGACGATAAAGGCATTTATTCGTCGGCACGTGTTTGGTGGTTGTTTAAAGCTTTCGGACATCATAATATTGCAGTGCTAAGTGGCGGATTACCGTCCTGGAAAAAAGCAGGTTACCCAACTGAAGCGATGACACCATATTCCGGACAAACAGGAGATTTTAAAGCTGAATTAAATCCGGAAACAATGAAGTTTTTTAAGGATATACAGGAAGCTTCAGCAAATAAATCGCATACTATTATTGATGCCCGTTCCAGAGGGCGTTTTAATTGTGAAGAACCGGAACCTCGTGAAGGATTACGTATGGGGACGATACCGAATTCGGTGAATTTACCATTCACAGATTTATTGAAAGACGGCGAATTAAAATCGAAAGCAGAAATAGAATTGATGTTTTCCTCATTGGTGAAAAAAGAGGATCAGATTATTTTTTCTTGCGGCTCAGGAATTACAGCTTGTGTACTGGCTTTGGGAGCAGACCTGACTGGTTATAAAAACATTTCGGTTTACGATGGTTCTTGGTCGGAGTGGGGAAGTCTTACCGAAAGCTAA
- a CDS encoding YiiX/YebB-like N1pC/P60 family cysteine hydrolase: MKSLFLPVFLFVFFGYAQNIELQNGDLIFQSIDCGPLCDAINQVTEGYNGHDFNHMGMVVIQNDKTLILEASGTEVTLIPYDAFVLKTKNPMYVGRLKKRYRNLITNAIDFGKKQIGTPYDVNYLYDNDKYYCSELIYDCFLSANGQPFFTLFPMTYKAPGSESYFKVWEDYFKKLNMEVPEGKPGCNPGGMSLSKKIKILGTL; this comes from the coding sequence ATGAAGTCTTTGTTTTTACCTGTTTTTCTGTTTGTATTCTTTGGGTATGCTCAAAATATTGAATTACAAAATGGTGATTTAATTTTTCAGTCTATTGATTGTGGTCCGTTATGTGATGCGATTAATCAGGTGACAGAAGGTTATAACGGGCATGATTTTAATCACATGGGAATGGTGGTAATTCAAAATGATAAAACACTTATTTTGGAAGCTTCAGGAACAGAAGTGACCTTAATACCTTATGATGCTTTTGTTTTAAAGACGAAAAATCCAATGTATGTTGGGCGTTTAAAAAAACGTTATAGAAACTTGATTACAAACGCTATTGACTTTGGCAAAAAACAAATTGGTACACCTTATGATGTAAATTATTTATATGATAACGACAAGTACTATTGTTCCGAGTTAATTTACGATTGCTTTCTTAGTGCAAACGGACAACCATTTTTTACGTTGTTTCCAATGACATACAAAGCACCAGGTTCGGAGTCGTATTTTAAAGTATGGGAAGACTATTTTAAGAAGTTGAATATGGAAGTTCCCGAAGGTAAACCAGGTTGTAATCCGGGCGGGATGTCTTTATCTAAAAAGATTAAAATCCTGGGAACACTTTAA
- a CDS encoding thiol-disulfide oxidoreductase DCC family protein: MKVDLPKNKQLILFDGVCNLCNSSVNFVIKHDKKNKFLFTPLQSELASQILEEFQIDTKKTDSILLYTPEKVITYKSTAALKIASYLGFPINILSVFLIIPAIIRNWIYDFIAKNRYKWFGKKEVCMIPTPELKSKFLE, encoded by the coding sequence ATGAAGGTCGATTTACCAAAAAACAAACAACTTATTCTATTTGATGGGGTTTGCAACCTATGTAACTCGAGTGTTAACTTTGTTATAAAACACGACAAGAAAAATAAATTCTTATTTACACCGCTACAAAGTGAATTAGCCAGTCAAATTCTAGAAGAATTTCAAATAGACACAAAAAAAACTGATTCTATCCTACTCTACACCCCTGAAAAAGTCATCACCTATAAATCGACTGCTGCTTTAAAAATTGCATCATATTTAGGCTTTCCAATTAATATCCTTTCTGTTTTTCTGATTATTCCTGCAATTATTAGAAACTGGATTTACGATTTTATTGCTAAAAACCGTTACAAATGGTTTGGAAAAAAAGAGGTTTGTATGATTCCTACTCCGGAATTAAAAAGTAAGTTTTTAGAGTAA